The segment GAGGACGCCAACAACCAGCACTAAGACTATGACGAAGGCTAATTTCATCAGTTTCCCCGAGTTCATCTTCACTTCTCCTCCTTGTGAATGAGCTAACAAAATAACAAAACACCATACTTAAATATTATAAACCTCTTGTAAGAAGCTTGTCAATTAAGGTTACCTCCGGTCGCTTTACCAATATTTGCGCTTATAACAACCGGGCCTCATTGATAACCAAACCAAAATGGCAATCCAGAAATGCCGCTGCTCTCCGGCACATCACCATACGGCTGAGAAATATTTCGAAGTATTCCATGATGGTGCTTATCTCCAAATCAATGGTAAGTTCCATAGTGATTTTCTTTTGTTCTGCTGAAACCCGTAAAAAAGAATGTTCTACGGCGTAATTTACACGGTCATGAATATCAAAGGTTGCGAAGTCCCGGTTGCGCACTCGGGATCGATGCACATCAGACTTATCTGCTAAAATCAGCACCGCAGCCACCTCATTAACTGCATGTCCATACTGCTCTTCATGATTACCGATAGCCGATATAACCGAAGCAATCTCCTCCGGCGGCATCTCGTACTGCTTCAGGATTGAATACGCCATCACTGCTCCGGACTGACCGTGGTCATAGCGGCTGATAACATTACCAATATCATGCATATAACCGGCAATGCCCGCCAATTCGACCAGGCGAGCATCAAAATTCAGTTTCTCCAAAATGTTTTGTGACACGTTGGACACCAAGTTCACATGACGATAGCTATGTTCGGTGAAACCCATGGCACCAAGATACTCATTCCCTTTGCGTATATATGTATCAATTTCGGTATCCCTTTTTATCATCTCCAAAGTAACCACACTTTTCCTCCTCATCCTGCTGATATATTGGTTTTGAACAAAAGCATTTCATGCCTTCGGCCTCAAAAGGTAATGCTTTTGCACCCAAGGGCATTAAGATCGACTAGGCAACAAGTTGCCAAGTCTCTCTATATTCTTACCCAGGGAACCCCTGGGTGCTGCGCACCCGGCCGCCTCACCGACTCGGCGGCGCTCGTACCTTGGCGTCACTTATTCGTGACGCCACTCGCCCTAGGTCGCTTCGCTGTGACCCTCCTGCATTTAACATAAGGGGGCATGCCCCCTTAATAACCCCCATGTATAGGAAATTATCCACAACCCATAATTTCCTATACATACGACAAAAACTTCTTCTTAAGACAGCTCAATTCCTCTTTTAGCGCTTACCTATTTTACTATTTTACCCTACATCCCAAATTATGTACTGCTTAATAGCAAAACTATTAGAGTATGTGCAAAAATTCCACCAGGCAGGCCCAGAAGACTTGCCAGCTTGCTGGGAGCACTTGTGCAGGGCAGCACCCCTTAATAACCCCCATGTATAGGAAATTATCCACAACCCATAATTTCCTATACATCAACAAATAAGCCACGCTGCGAAAATTCTTCGCAGTGTGGCTGTATAATTATCTGTGCCTCATACGGTCTTCAATTTCTTGCAAAGCACTTAATCCCAAGCTAATTTCTAACGCTTCGTTAACTTCGCGGCGCAGCTTCGGGGTAATAAATCCGCGATAATTATCGCCGGCAAAACGCGCCTTGTCCAGCGTACGGATCTGCGAAAATAAAGCCACATAATCCCTTTCCAGCCCAGTCTCCTTCCCACCAGCTATAAGAATACCAAAGAGAACCCGTCGAGCTTCCTTTTCCGGTGTAAGCGGCACCACAATAACTGAACTACACAGTCGGTTCCCAATATCATTTTGTACAACCAATACCGGTCTTTCCAGACGCCTGTATTCTTGGTCAACACCCAATTCGATACGGTAAATATCCCCCCGGCGAATAGACCATTGTTCATGGGAAACATTCATGTAAGCTCACTCCCGACCAGTATCTTCGAACTTTAGCAGTAAACGATTTTCTTCCGCCAGCACCAGGGAGTCTCCTTCCAAAACCCAAGGAATAGCAAGATCATCATCTGCCGCCGACTGTGCCTCCAGGCCCTTTTTACTGTAGTTTTCGCTTTCACGAATTTTTTTGCTAAACATTTTCTTAATTATATTCACGCCTCCGCCCTCCCTGCTGATGCCATATTTATAAAACTTAGACATAGGTAAGGGCTTTTCCTCTCACGATTGATGTCACTTTCTGGGAGGTTTGCTCAAAACAAAAAAAATAACGACCCTTAAGCCGCTATTTCTTTAAAATTTGTTTATCTTCTAGTTATCGCTCGCCACATAAGCAATGGACTTTTTGTCAAATTTTACTTCAACCTTATCCGCTATTCGTAAAACGATGGTATCATCATCCATCTTAATAAGTTTCCCATGAAGGCCGCCCACTGTAACAACCTTATCGTTTATTTCCAATTTTCCCAGCATTTCTTGACGTTTTTTCTGTTGTTTCTGCTGTGGCCTGATCATAAGAAAATATAGTATGGCAATGAACAATCCAAAATATGCTACCGTACCGCCTATACCTTGAAGATTCAATTTTTTCACCCCTTTCAACCCTATTTTATGTACAAAACCATTATCCATGCTCATTCTACATTAAAGACGCTAACCCTTCTGTTCACCGTTATATTGTCGCATGAAATTGTCTTTAAACTGCAAAAATCTTTCCTCAGTAATAGCCTGGCGCACTTTGGACATTAAATCCAGTAAAAAGTGGAGATTATGGATGGTGGTTAATCTAAATCCCAATATTTCATTGGCTTTAATCAAATGGCGGATGTACGCCCGGGAAAAATTGCTGCAGGCGTAGCAGTTACAATCCGGGTCAAGCGGTTGAAAATCTCGAGCATAAGCCGCATTTCTCACCACCAGTTTCCCCTGACTGGTCATTACAGTGCCGTTGCGGGCAATTCTGGTGGGTAGGACACAATCAAACATATCCACTCCTTTGGCTACCCCTTCCAGCAATGCGTCCGGCGTTCCTACACCCATTAAATAACGTGGTTTTTCCCTGGGAAGCATCGGCGTAGTATAATCCAACACCTCGTACATCAAGGGTTTTGGCTCTCCCACACTTAAACCGCCAATGGCATAACCGGGAAAATCCATCTTCACCAAAGCCTCGGTACTGCTTTCCCGCAAATCCCGGTAAACACCGCCTTGAACAATTCCAAATAAAACCTGATAGTCATGATTATGAAAATCGAGGCAGCGCTGTGCCCATCTCGTAGTTCTGTCTACGGCTTTTCTAACTTCTTCACGTTCGCAAGGATACGGAGGACATTGATCGAAGGTCATAGCAATATCTGAGCCCAATGCCATTTGTACCTCAGTGGCATGTTCGGGACTAAAGAAATGTTTCGACCCATCTATATGGGACCGAAATTCAACTCCGTCCTCG is part of the Metallumcola ferriviriculae genome and harbors:
- a CDS encoding type II toxin-antitoxin system PemK/MazF family toxin: MNVSHEQWSIRRGDIYRIELGVDQEYRRLERPVLVVQNDIGNRLCSSVIVVPLTPEKEARRVLFGILIAGGKETGLERDYVALFSQIRTLDKARFAGDNYRGFITPKLRREVNEALEISLGLSALQEIEDRMRHR
- the yajC gene encoding preprotein translocase subunit YajC, which produces MNLQGIGGTVAYFGLFIAILYFLMIRPQQKQQKKRQEMLGKLEINDKVVTVGGLHGKLIKMDDDTIVLRIADKVEVKFDKKSIAYVASDN
- a CDS encoding HD domain-containing protein, translating into MVTLEMIKRDTEIDTYIRKGNEYLGAMGFTEHSYRHVNLVSNVSQNILEKLNFDARLVELAGIAGYMHDIGNVISRYDHGQSGAVMAYSILKQYEMPPEEIASVISAIGNHEEQYGHAVNEVAAVLILADKSDVHRSRVRNRDFATFDIHDRVNYAVEHSFLRVSAEQKKITMELTIDLEISTIMEYFEIFLSRMVMCRRAAAFLDCHFGLVINEARLL
- the tgt gene encoding tRNA guanosine(34) transglycosylase Tgt, whose protein sequence is MFEFKLHKEAADCSARLGTITTAHGTIQTPIFMPVGTLATVKAMSPRELDEIGAQIILSNTYHLYLRPGHGLIHDAGGLHKFMNWEKPILTDSGGFQVFSLGDLRKITEDGVEFRSHIDGSKHFFSPEHATEVQMALGSDIAMTFDQCPPYPCEREEVRKAVDRTTRWAQRCLDFHNHDYQVLFGIVQGGVYRDLRESSTEALVKMDFPGYAIGGLSVGEPKPLMYEVLDYTTPMLPREKPRYLMGVGTPDALLEGVAKGVDMFDCVLPTRIARNGTVMTSQGKLVVRNAAYARDFQPLDPDCNCYACSNFSRAYIRHLIKANEILGFRLTTIHNLHFLLDLMSKVRQAITEERFLQFKDNFMRQYNGEQKG